A single genomic interval of Cucumis sativus cultivar 9930 chromosome 5, Cucumber_9930_V3, whole genome shotgun sequence harbors:
- the LOC101209588 gene encoding uncharacterized protein LOC101209588 isoform X2, producing the protein MAKIFVQVVVILCLGWLWWATMVDAENLKYKDPKQPVGVRVKDLLGRMTLEEKIGQMVQIDRSVANATVMKDYFIGSVLSGGGSVPLPDARAEDWVNMINDFQKGSLSSRLGIPMFYGIDAVHGHNNVYNATVFPHNVGLGATRNPDLVRRIGAATALEVRATGISYTFAPCLAVCRDPRWGRCYESYSEDPKIVKEMTEIIIGLQGEPPANYRKGTPYVGGTKKVIACAKHFVGDGGTTHGINENNTVINRHGLLSIHMPAYLDSIIKGVSSVMASYSSWNGVKMHANRELITDFLKGALKFKGFVISDWEGLDRITSTPHSNYTYSVQASILAGIDMVMIPYKYAEFIDDVKFLVKNNAIPMDRIDDAVRRILTVKFTMGLFESPMGDYSLVNELGSQAHRDLARDAVRQSLVLLKNGKNDSKPLLPLSKKSPKILVAGTHADNLGYQCGGWTIAWQGFSGNNATRGTTILASIKSTVDPSTEVVFREDPDSDFVKSSDFSYAIVVIGEAPYAETGGDSTTLTMLDPGPSTIKNVCDYVECVVIVISGRPIVIEPYISSIDALVAAWLPGTEGQGVTDALYGDHGFSGKLPRTWFKSVDQLPMNVGDPHYDPLFPFGFGLTTGSVKDIVARSTSAGIYGTPSLIASIAVAIALCIL; encoded by the exons ATGGCCAAGATTTTTGTTCAGGTGGTTGTGATTCTGTGTTTGGGTTGGCTGTGGTGGGCGACAATGGTGGACGCGGAGAACTTGAAATACAAAGACCCTAAGCAACCGGTTGGTGTTCGAGTTAAGGACCTTCTTGGTCGAATGACTCTGGAAGAGAAAATTGGTCAGATGGTCCAGATTGACAGGAGCGTTGCAAATGCTACAGTTATGAAAGATTATTTCATTG GAAGTGTCCTCAGTGGTGGTGGAAGTGTGCCGCTTCCAGATGCTCGTGCTGAAGATTGGGTTAACATGATAAATGATTTTCAGAAGGGTTCTCTTTCTAGTAGGTTGGGTATCCCAATGTTTTATGGCATTGATGCTGTTCATGGCCATAACAATGTTTACAATGCTACAGTATTTCCTCATAATGTTGGACTTGGAGCTACCAG AAACCCTGACCTGGTTCGAAGGATTGGTGCTGCAACAGCACTTGAAGTTAGAGCGACGGGGATTTCTTATACCTTTGCTCCATGTCTTGCG GTTTGTAGAGACCCAAGGTGGGGGCGGTGTTATGAAAGCTACAGTGAGGATCCAAAAATTGTGAAAGAAATGACCGAGATTATAATTGGTCTTCAAGGAGAGCCTCCTGCTAATTATCGGAAGGGGACTCCATATGTTGGCGGAAC TAAAAAGGTTATCGCCTGTGCAAAGCACTTTGTTGGAGATGGTGGGACAACTCATGGCATCAATGAGAATAATACCGTTATTAACAGGCATGGACTGCTCAGCATTCATATGCCTGCCTATTTAGATTCGATCATCAAGGGCGTTTCATCAGTAATGGCTTCCTATTCTAGTTGGAATGGAGTAAAGATGCATGCAAACCGTGAGCTGATTACTGACTTCCTCAAGGGCGCccttaaatttaaa GGTTTTGTAATCTCAGATTGGGAGGGTTTGGACAGAATTACTTCTACACCACATTCTAATTACACATACTCTGTCCAAGCTTCTATTTTAGCTGGCATTGACATG GTAATGATTCCTTACAAGTATGCAGAGTTTATTGATGATGTCAAATTTCTAGTGAAGAATAATGCCATCCCAATGGATCGCATTGATGATGCTGTTAGAAGAATTTTAACAGTCAAGTTCACAATGGGTCTTTTTGAAAGCCCCATGGGTGATTACAGCCTTGTCAATGAGCTTGGGAGCCAG GCACACAGAGACTTGGCAAGAGATGCTGTGAGGCAATCACTCGTACTGCTGAAGAATGGAAAAAATGATAGCAAGCCATTGCTTCCCCTTTCAAAGAAATCCCCAAAGATCCTTGTTGCTGGCACTCACGCTGATAATTTAGGATATCAATGTGGTGGATGGACAATTGCATGGCAAGGGTTCAGTGGCAATAATGCTACAAGGG GAACTACCATCCTAGCTTCCATTAAATCGACAGTCGATCCAAGCACAGAGGTTGTATTTCGTGAGGATCCGGATAGTGACTTTGTCAAGTCCAGTGACTTCTCATATGCCATAGTTGTTATTGGTGAAGCTCCATATGCCGAGACTGGAGGGGACAGTACAACGCTTACAATGTTGGATCCTGGTCCAAGCACcattaaaaatgtttgtgATTATGTAGAGTGTGTGGTGATTGTCATTTCTGGAAGGCCAATTGTGATCGAACCGTACATTTCATCAATCGATGCTTTGGTAGCAGCTTGGTTACCTGGCACCGAAGGCCAAGGAGTCACTGATGCCCTCTATGGAGATCATGGATTCAGTGGAAAGCTTCCAAGAACATGGTTTAAATCTGTAGATCAATTGCCGATGAATGTTGGAGATCCACACTACGATCCACTTTTTCCTTTCGGTTTCGGACTCACAACTGGATCAGTTAAGGACATTGTTGCAAG GTCAACATCGGCGGGTATCTATGGGACACCATCCTTGATTGCATCGATCGCTGTCGCAATCGCCTTATGTATATTGTAG
- the LOC101209588 gene encoding uncharacterized protein LOC101209588 isoform X1: protein MMLNLKLLWKWKECGLNTQAKKMAKIFVQVVVILCLGWLWWATMVDAENLKYKDPKQPVGVRVKDLLGRMTLEEKIGQMVQIDRSVANATVMKDYFIGSVLSGGGSVPLPDARAEDWVNMINDFQKGSLSSRLGIPMFYGIDAVHGHNNVYNATVFPHNVGLGATRNPDLVRRIGAATALEVRATGISYTFAPCLAVCRDPRWGRCYESYSEDPKIVKEMTEIIIGLQGEPPANYRKGTPYVGGTKKVIACAKHFVGDGGTTHGINENNTVINRHGLLSIHMPAYLDSIIKGVSSVMASYSSWNGVKMHANRELITDFLKGALKFKGFVISDWEGLDRITSTPHSNYTYSVQASILAGIDMVMIPYKYAEFIDDVKFLVKNNAIPMDRIDDAVRRILTVKFTMGLFESPMGDYSLVNELGSQAHRDLARDAVRQSLVLLKNGKNDSKPLLPLSKKSPKILVAGTHADNLGYQCGGWTIAWQGFSGNNATRGTTILASIKSTVDPSTEVVFREDPDSDFVKSSDFSYAIVVIGEAPYAETGGDSTTLTMLDPGPSTIKNVCDYVECVVIVISGRPIVIEPYISSIDALVAAWLPGTEGQGVTDALYGDHGFSGKLPRTWFKSVDQLPMNVGDPHYDPLFPFGFGLTTGSVKDIVARSTSAGIYGTPSLIASIAVAIALCIL, encoded by the exons TGTGGGTTGAACACTCAGGCAAAGAAGATGGCCAAGATTTTTGTTCAGGTGGTTGTGATTCTGTGTTTGGGTTGGCTGTGGTGGGCGACAATGGTGGACGCGGAGAACTTGAAATACAAAGACCCTAAGCAACCGGTTGGTGTTCGAGTTAAGGACCTTCTTGGTCGAATGACTCTGGAAGAGAAAATTGGTCAGATGGTCCAGATTGACAGGAGCGTTGCAAATGCTACAGTTATGAAAGATTATTTCATTG GAAGTGTCCTCAGTGGTGGTGGAAGTGTGCCGCTTCCAGATGCTCGTGCTGAAGATTGGGTTAACATGATAAATGATTTTCAGAAGGGTTCTCTTTCTAGTAGGTTGGGTATCCCAATGTTTTATGGCATTGATGCTGTTCATGGCCATAACAATGTTTACAATGCTACAGTATTTCCTCATAATGTTGGACTTGGAGCTACCAG AAACCCTGACCTGGTTCGAAGGATTGGTGCTGCAACAGCACTTGAAGTTAGAGCGACGGGGATTTCTTATACCTTTGCTCCATGTCTTGCG GTTTGTAGAGACCCAAGGTGGGGGCGGTGTTATGAAAGCTACAGTGAGGATCCAAAAATTGTGAAAGAAATGACCGAGATTATAATTGGTCTTCAAGGAGAGCCTCCTGCTAATTATCGGAAGGGGACTCCATATGTTGGCGGAAC TAAAAAGGTTATCGCCTGTGCAAAGCACTTTGTTGGAGATGGTGGGACAACTCATGGCATCAATGAGAATAATACCGTTATTAACAGGCATGGACTGCTCAGCATTCATATGCCTGCCTATTTAGATTCGATCATCAAGGGCGTTTCATCAGTAATGGCTTCCTATTCTAGTTGGAATGGAGTAAAGATGCATGCAAACCGTGAGCTGATTACTGACTTCCTCAAGGGCGCccttaaatttaaa GGTTTTGTAATCTCAGATTGGGAGGGTTTGGACAGAATTACTTCTACACCACATTCTAATTACACATACTCTGTCCAAGCTTCTATTTTAGCTGGCATTGACATG GTAATGATTCCTTACAAGTATGCAGAGTTTATTGATGATGTCAAATTTCTAGTGAAGAATAATGCCATCCCAATGGATCGCATTGATGATGCTGTTAGAAGAATTTTAACAGTCAAGTTCACAATGGGTCTTTTTGAAAGCCCCATGGGTGATTACAGCCTTGTCAATGAGCTTGGGAGCCAG GCACACAGAGACTTGGCAAGAGATGCTGTGAGGCAATCACTCGTACTGCTGAAGAATGGAAAAAATGATAGCAAGCCATTGCTTCCCCTTTCAAAGAAATCCCCAAAGATCCTTGTTGCTGGCACTCACGCTGATAATTTAGGATATCAATGTGGTGGATGGACAATTGCATGGCAAGGGTTCAGTGGCAATAATGCTACAAGGG GAACTACCATCCTAGCTTCCATTAAATCGACAGTCGATCCAAGCACAGAGGTTGTATTTCGTGAGGATCCGGATAGTGACTTTGTCAAGTCCAGTGACTTCTCATATGCCATAGTTGTTATTGGTGAAGCTCCATATGCCGAGACTGGAGGGGACAGTACAACGCTTACAATGTTGGATCCTGGTCCAAGCACcattaaaaatgtttgtgATTATGTAGAGTGTGTGGTGATTGTCATTTCTGGAAGGCCAATTGTGATCGAACCGTACATTTCATCAATCGATGCTTTGGTAGCAGCTTGGTTACCTGGCACCGAAGGCCAAGGAGTCACTGATGCCCTCTATGGAGATCATGGATTCAGTGGAAAGCTTCCAAGAACATGGTTTAAATCTGTAGATCAATTGCCGATGAATGTTGGAGATCCACACTACGATCCACTTTTTCCTTTCGGTTTCGGACTCACAACTGGATCAGTTAAGGACATTGTTGCAAG GTCAACATCGGCGGGTATCTATGGGACACCATCCTTGATTGCATCGATCGCTGTCGCAATCGCCTTATGTATATTGTAG